Proteins co-encoded in one Metabacillus sp. KUDC1714 genomic window:
- the ycaC gene encoding isochorismate family cysteine hydrolase YcaC: protein MSDFYSRLNKDDAVVLLVDHQTGLISGLVRDYGVDEFKNNVLALAKTAKFFDLPVILTTSFENGPNGPLMQELVELFPDAPKIDRPGQINAWDNEDFVKVIEETGKKQLIIAGVVTDVCVAFPALSAVNAGYEVFVATDASGTFSKQVADAALTRMAHSGVQLMNWFSIACELQRDWRNDVEGFGALLSSQLPGYQNLIGSYTGAQRDLSKQTN, encoded by the coding sequence ATGTCTGATTTTTATTCCCGTCTTAACAAAGATGATGCTGTCGTTCTTTTAGTTGATCATCAAACCGGCCTTATTTCCGGCCTTGTGCGTGACTATGGTGTAGATGAATTCAAAAACAATGTTTTGGCGCTTGCTAAAACCGCTAAGTTTTTTGATTTACCGGTTATTTTAACAACTAGCTTTGAAAACGGGCCTAACGGACCACTAATGCAAGAATTGGTTGAACTCTTTCCTGACGCGCCCAAAATAGATCGGCCAGGACAAATTAACGCATGGGATAATGAAGATTTTGTCAAAGTAATCGAAGAAACTGGAAAAAAACAACTTATCATTGCAGGAGTAGTTACGGATGTCTGTGTTGCTTTCCCGGCACTTTCCGCTGTGAACGCTGGTTATGAGGTATTTGTTGCCACTGATGCTTCTGGAACATTTAGCAAACAAGTAGCAGATGCGGCATTAACGCGTATGGCCCATAGTGGGGTGCAACTTATGAACTGGTTTAGCATTGCTTGCGAATTGCAACGTGATTGGCGCAACGATGTCGAAGGTTTTGGTGCTTTACTTTCTAGCCAACTTCCTGGTTATCAAAATCTTATCGGAAGTTATACTGGCGCTCAGAGAGACCTCAGCAAGCAGACTAACTAG
- the nikB gene encoding nickel ABC transporter permease, with the protein MVRILVRKFLEVLFFLLFITFVSFLFIRLAPGDPVLTILNVDELSVSQEQVEKLRTELGFNKPVLVQYGLWLLNFIQLDFGTSFVTGQQVMSMILTALPATLELTVGAICVMLLVSIPLGSLSALYRDSWIDKISRILAIIGAAIPSFWLGLIFIDLFGVRLSWFPTMGRDGFISMFLPSITLGLAISSVYVRLLRSSLLDSFSQEFIRAARARGLSEGRIFLFHAFRHSIPPVITVFGVSLGSLIGGVVVIEVLFAYPGVGKLIVDAIRQRDYPLIQGYILIMGIIVFIVNACVDLSYRYLNPEMQMKERENN; encoded by the coding sequence ATGGTTCGAATTCTTGTTCGTAAATTTCTTGAAGTTCTATTCTTTCTATTATTTATTACTTTTGTTAGTTTTTTATTTATCAGACTCGCACCTGGAGATCCAGTGTTGACGATTTTAAATGTTGATGAGCTTTCAGTTAGTCAAGAGCAAGTAGAAAAGCTAAGAACAGAATTGGGGTTTAATAAGCCAGTGCTCGTCCAATATGGACTCTGGCTTTTAAACTTCATTCAACTTGACTTTGGAACATCCTTCGTTACTGGTCAACAGGTGATGAGCATGATTCTAACAGCTCTTCCTGCGACACTGGAATTAACTGTTGGTGCAATATGTGTAATGCTATTGGTATCTATTCCATTGGGCTCTTTATCAGCCCTTTATCGAGATAGTTGGATTGATAAAATAAGTAGAATACTAGCGATAATTGGAGCAGCTATACCAAGCTTTTGGTTAGGACTTATTTTTATAGATTTATTTGGGGTTAGATTAAGCTGGTTTCCGACAATGGGTAGGGATGGATTTATATCAATGTTTTTACCATCTATCACACTAGGATTAGCGATTTCTAGTGTTTACGTTCGTCTGCTACGATCTAGTTTGCTTGATTCCTTTAGCCAAGAATTCATAAGAGCAGCACGTGCACGTGGTCTATCTGAAGGAAGAATTTTTTTGTTTCACGCTTTTCGTCACAGTATTCCTCCTGTCATTACTGTTTTTGGTGTTAGCTTAGGAAGTTTGATAGGGGGAGTTGTTGTAATTGAAGTTCTTTTTGCTTATCCAGGAGTAGGAAAACTAATCGTAGATGCAATTCGACAAAGGGACTATCCTTTAATACAAGGATATATCCTTATTATGGGGATCATTGTATTTATTGTAAATGCATGTGTGGATCTCTCATACCGCTATTTAAACCCTGAGATGCAAATGAAAGAAAGGGAGAACAATTGA
- the nikA gene encoding nickel ABC transporter substrate-binding protein, whose product MLLSGCMNNSSVTEEEDKHIHFLYNFSTNSLDPHVDSSYVPLRAGITETLIRLDEEKLSIEPWLAESWEGDDGQNWMIKLREDVKFQNGKVMDAEAVKMSLERAVKENVAIQNALKIERIDADGFTLRIKTTEQFPEFISELVNPNVAIIDVTESDIVNKPIGTGPFKLMSFVPGSKLELERFDEYWDGASKLDQVTFSFNEDANARTLALKSGQVDIVYRPEVESLDMLQEDEAIEVESTSTFRVHQFTMNLQRESIQNVNVRRAIDALIDRQKIVEKILLNHAEVAVGPFLPSLPFAPTYDSQPSGEDVAIEYLEKAGYTMKDGKMQKNGEPLTFTLLTYPARADLPLIAQVFQSDAKQIGIDVEIRQIETPEEYMASNRDWDLATYSNLTAPRGDAGYYLNATYHPTGALNFSKADEPELTAIIDKLNQTVNQEDRAILAEQAADYVYENMINSFVLHPSTIVAYNKNKVVNWVTTKSEYYMITNELDVK is encoded by the coding sequence ATGTTATTAAGTGGATGTATGAATAATTCATCCGTTACAGAAGAAGAGGATAAGCATATTCATTTTTTATATAATTTTTCTACTAATTCGCTTGATCCTCATGTGGATTCTAGCTATGTTCCTTTGAGAGCGGGGATAACAGAGACACTGATAAGACTAGATGAAGAAAAGTTAAGTATTGAGCCATGGCTAGCAGAAAGCTGGGAAGGTGACGATGGGCAAAATTGGATGATTAAGCTACGTGAAGATGTTAAATTTCAGAATGGTAAAGTAATGGATGCAGAAGCCGTCAAAATGTCTTTAGAACGAGCAGTTAAAGAGAATGTAGCCATTCAGAATGCATTGAAGATTGAACGTATCGATGCCGATGGTTTTACTTTACGAATCAAAACAACCGAACAATTCCCAGAATTTATTTCTGAGTTAGTAAATCCAAATGTAGCAATTATTGATGTAACAGAGTCTGATATTGTTAATAAACCGATTGGCACTGGTCCGTTTAAGCTTATGTCATTTGTCCCAGGTAGTAAACTTGAACTTGAACGCTTTGATGAGTATTGGGATGGGGCTTCAAAGCTTGATCAAGTCACATTCTCTTTCAATGAAGATGCTAATGCCCGTACTCTTGCATTAAAGTCTGGACAAGTAGATATTGTTTATCGACCTGAGGTTGAAAGTCTAGACATGTTACAAGAAGACGAAGCTATTGAAGTTGAGTCAACATCGACATTTCGCGTACATCAATTTACTATGAACCTTCAAAGAGAAAGCATTCAGAATGTTAATGTTCGCCGTGCTATAGATGCGTTAATTGACAGGCAGAAAATTGTGGAGAAAATTCTCCTCAATCATGCAGAGGTTGCAGTAGGACCTTTCCTTCCTTCATTACCATTTGCTCCAACCTATGATTCACAGCCTTCAGGAGAAGATGTGGCAATAGAATATTTGGAAAAAGCAGGGTATACAATGAAGGATGGAAAAATGCAAAAGAATGGAGAACCTCTTACATTTACACTCTTAACATATCCTGCAAGAGCAGACTTACCTTTAATTGCACAAGTATTTCAATCAGATGCGAAGCAAATTGGCATTGATGTTGAAATTAGACAAATTGAAACACCAGAAGAGTATATGGCTTCTAACCGTGATTGGGATTTAGCCACTTATAGTAATTTAACTGCACCACGTGGGGATGCAGGGTATTATTTAAATGCAACGTATCATCCAACCGGAGCATTGAACTTTAGTAAAGCAGATGAACCGGAGTTAACGGCAATTATTGATAAGCTTAATCAGACGGTTAATCAAGAAGACCGCGCTATACTAGCAGAGCAGGCAGCGGATTATGTATATGAAAATATGATAAACTCCTTTGTTTTACATCCTTCAACAATTGTCGCGTATAACAAAAATAAAGTAGTAAATTGGGTGACAACCAAAAGTGAGTACTATATGATAACAAACGAACTGGATGTGAAATAA